From the genome of Nasonia vitripennis strain AsymCx chromosome 1, Nvit_psr_1.1, whole genome shotgun sequence, one region includes:
- the LOC100115299 gene encoding neprilysin-2-like isoform X3, with protein sequence MTNSMKQTVIKNPTWWKRRSALERGLTIIAVCSVLVAIALAIGLGVLARNAEPCESSLMSAPANAEMLPSTAEALIGAPLAKKVPQVVEKSPEGDICLSPGCIHTASSILENMDQNVEPCDDFYRFACGSFLKNTIIPDDKTSVNTFSIISDKLQKQLRSSIEEESKPNDPRPFRLLKTLYKTCMNKTLIEEEGLNPLHKILKELGGWPVLVGDKWSDGDFNWKESVYKFGKKGYSVDYFIDFSIGVDLKNSTKRVIDLDQASLGLSREYLSKGMDDKIVSAYYNYMVDIAEILGADREQAKIELKESLEFEIKLANISLPSEKRRNATALYNPMTVRQLTQKFPTIPWLEYFSTLLPSSITVTEDEMVIVNVPSFITDLEKLLEQTPKRIQANYVMWRAAATSVSYLNDEIRKRQLAYSTVISGRTEREPRWKECVDIVSGSFSISVGALYVRKYFNEDAKKNAVEMVSNIRGEFKKILDQVDWMDDETRKAALDKADSMSTHIAYPDELLDDTKLEQFYEKLEITPGNYLESILNLTLFGTQYSFEKLRKPVNKSDWVTHGRPAIVNAFYSSIENSIQFPAGILQGAFFSNDRPKYMNYGAIGFVMGHEITHGFDDQGRQFDKNGNLVEWWAAETKEKYLKRAQCIINQYGNYTAPEVSLNLNGINTQGENIADNGGIKEAYLAYNEWVRRNGAEPRLPGLDYSGQQMFWISAANTWCSKYRPETLKLRITTGVHSPGEFRVLGPLSNMDEFAKDFKCPVGSRMNPEKKCAVW encoded by the exons AAATCCAACTTGGTGGAAGAGACGCTCGGCACTGGAACGCGGGCTGACAATCATTGCGGTATGTTCAGTCTTGGTCGCCATAGCCCTTGCCATTGGTCTTGGGGTTCTCGCGCGCAATGCCGAACCTTGCGAGTCAAGCCTCATGAGCG CTCCGGCTAATGCGGAAATGCTACCGTCCACAGCGGAAGCCCTCATCGGTGCGCCGCTTGCCAAGAAGGTGCCTCAAGTTGTCGAGAAGTCGCCGGAAGGAGATATTTGCTTGTCGCCCGGCTGCATCCACACAG CTTCCTCGATTTTGGAAAATATGGACCAGAACGTGGAGCCGTGCGATGACTTTTATCGATTCGCTTGCGGTAGTTTTCTGAAGAACACGATAATCCCCGATGACAAGACGAGCGTCAACACGTTCAGTATCATCAGTGACAAGCTGCAGAAGCAGCTCAGGAGCAGCATCGAAGAGGAGAGCAAACCCAACGACCCAAGGCCATTTAGGCTATTGAAGACTCTGTATAAGACATGCATGAACAAGA cTCTTATCGAAGAGGAGGGTCTGAATCCACTCCATAAGATCCTCAAAGAGCTGGGTGGATGGCCAGTTTTGGTAGGAGACAAATGGAGCGATGGCGACTTCAACTGGAAAGAATCTGTTTACAAATTCGGTAAAAAAGGTTATTCCGTGGACTATTTCATCGATTTCAGTATTGGAGTTGATCTGAAAAACAGTACCAAGCGTGTTATCGAT TTGGACCAAGCCTCCTTGGGTCTGTCGCGTGAATACTTGTCGAAAGGAATGGACGACAAAATCGTGAGCGCATATTACAACTACATGGTGGACATTGCTGAGATTCTGGGCGCGGACAGAGAACAAGCTAAGATCGAGCTTAAGGAATCGCTCGAGTTTGAAATCAAACTCGCCAAC ATTTCTCTACCGAGCGAAAAGAGGCGAAACGCCACAGCTCTGTACAATCCCATGACGGTACGCCAGCTGACGCAAAAGTTTCCGACGATTCCCTGGCTGGAGTACTTCAGCACTCTTCTGCCATCGAGTATCACCGTAACCGAGGATGAGATGGTCATCGTCAATGTACCGAGCTTCATTACCGATCTCGAGAAATTGCTCGAGCAGACTCCCAAGCGCATACAGGCCAACTATGTTATGTGGAGGGCGGCAGCGACATCCGTCAGCTATCTCAACGATGAAATCCGCAAGCGTCAGCTCGCTTACTCGACCGTCATTAGTG GTAGGACGGAGCGAGAGCCAAGGTGGAAGGAATGCGTGGACATTGTTTCCGGTAGTTTCTCGATCAGCGTAGGCGCACTCTACGTCAGAAAATACTTCAACGAAGACgctaaaaagaacgccgtcgaAATGGTTTCAAATATCAGGGGTGAATTCAAGAAAATTCTGGACCAG GTCGACTGGATGGACGACGAGACAAGGAAAGCCGCGCTGGACAAGGCCGACTCGATGAGCACGCACATCGCATATCCAGATGAGTTGCTCGACGACACAAAGCTCGAGCAGTTCTACGAAAAACTGGAGATCACGCCGGGCAACTATCTCGAGAGTATCCTGAACCTTACGCTCTTCGGTACCCAGTACTCGTTTGAGAAGCTCAGAAAGCCGGTAAACAAGAGCGACTGGGTAACTCACGGCAGACCCGCCATCGTTAACGCCTTCTACTCGTCTATAGAGAACAGCATTC AATTCCCAGCTGGAATCCTGCAGGGTGCGTTCTTTAGTAATGATAGGCCCAAGTATATGAACTACGGTGCCATCGGCTTTGTCATGGGTCACGAGATCACCCACGGATTCGATGATCAAGGTCGGCAGTTCGACAAGAACGGTAATCTCGTCGAATGGTGGGCCGCTGAAACCAAAGAGAAGTACCTGAAGAGAGCGCAATGCATTATCAATCAGTACGGCAACTATACCGCACCGGAAGTATCACTGAAC TTGAACGGCATCAACACGCAGGGTGAAAACATCGCGGACAACGGTGGAATCAAGGAGGCCTACTTGGCTTACAACGAGTGGGTTCGTCGTAACGGAGCCGAACCGCGACTGCCAGGTCTCGATTACAGTGGCCAGCAAATGTTCTGGATCAGCGCAGCCAACACCTGGTGCAGCAAGTACCGACCAGAGACCCTCAAGTTGCGCATCACCACCGGTGTCCACAGTCCTGGCGAGTTCCGTGTCCTGGGACCTCTTTCGAACATGGATGAATTCGCCAAGGACTTCAAATGCCCTGTCGGCTCCAGGATGAACCCGGAAAAGAAGTGCGCCGTCTGGTAG
- the LOC100115299 gene encoding neprilysin-2-like isoform X1: MLHLDSPPLSSREMQQQRMQQAADDFQVGRVGLEGWLTSPDDAKEKKIFRRNRIFDAVYKVTTVDGNPTWWKRRSALERGLTIIAVCSVLVAIALAIGLGVLARNAEPCESSLMSAPANAEMLPSTAEALIGAPLAKKVPQVVEKSPEGDICLSPGCIHTASSILENMDQNVEPCDDFYRFACGSFLKNTIIPDDKTSVNTFSIISDKLQKQLRSSIEEESKPNDPRPFRLLKTLYKTCMNKTLIEEEGLNPLHKILKELGGWPVLVGDKWSDGDFNWKESVYKFGKKGYSVDYFIDFSIGVDLKNSTKRVIDLDQASLGLSREYLSKGMDDKIVSAYYNYMVDIAEILGADREQAKIELKESLEFEIKLANISLPSEKRRNATALYNPMTVRQLTQKFPTIPWLEYFSTLLPSSITVTEDEMVIVNVPSFITDLEKLLEQTPKRIQANYVMWRAAATSVSYLNDEIRKRQLAYSTVISGRTEREPRWKECVDIVSGSFSISVGALYVRKYFNEDAKKNAVEMVSNIRGEFKKILDQVDWMDDETRKAALDKADSMSTHIAYPDELLDDTKLEQFYEKLEITPGNYLESILNLTLFGTQYSFEKLRKPVNKSDWVTHGRPAIVNAFYSSIENSIQFPAGILQGAFFSNDRPKYMNYGAIGFVMGHEITHGFDDQGRQFDKNGNLVEWWAAETKEKYLKRAQCIINQYGNYTAPEVSLNLNGINTQGENIADNGGIKEAYLAYNEWVRRNGAEPRLPGLDYSGQQMFWISAANTWCSKYRPETLKLRITTGVHSPGEFRVLGPLSNMDEFAKDFKCPVGSRMNPEKKCAVW; the protein is encoded by the exons AAATCCAACTTGGTGGAAGAGACGCTCGGCACTGGAACGCGGGCTGACAATCATTGCGGTATGTTCAGTCTTGGTCGCCATAGCCCTTGCCATTGGTCTTGGGGTTCTCGCGCGCAATGCCGAACCTTGCGAGTCAAGCCTCATGAGCG CTCCGGCTAATGCGGAAATGCTACCGTCCACAGCGGAAGCCCTCATCGGTGCGCCGCTTGCCAAGAAGGTGCCTCAAGTTGTCGAGAAGTCGCCGGAAGGAGATATTTGCTTGTCGCCCGGCTGCATCCACACAG CTTCCTCGATTTTGGAAAATATGGACCAGAACGTGGAGCCGTGCGATGACTTTTATCGATTCGCTTGCGGTAGTTTTCTGAAGAACACGATAATCCCCGATGACAAGACGAGCGTCAACACGTTCAGTATCATCAGTGACAAGCTGCAGAAGCAGCTCAGGAGCAGCATCGAAGAGGAGAGCAAACCCAACGACCCAAGGCCATTTAGGCTATTGAAGACTCTGTATAAGACATGCATGAACAAGA cTCTTATCGAAGAGGAGGGTCTGAATCCACTCCATAAGATCCTCAAAGAGCTGGGTGGATGGCCAGTTTTGGTAGGAGACAAATGGAGCGATGGCGACTTCAACTGGAAAGAATCTGTTTACAAATTCGGTAAAAAAGGTTATTCCGTGGACTATTTCATCGATTTCAGTATTGGAGTTGATCTGAAAAACAGTACCAAGCGTGTTATCGAT TTGGACCAAGCCTCCTTGGGTCTGTCGCGTGAATACTTGTCGAAAGGAATGGACGACAAAATCGTGAGCGCATATTACAACTACATGGTGGACATTGCTGAGATTCTGGGCGCGGACAGAGAACAAGCTAAGATCGAGCTTAAGGAATCGCTCGAGTTTGAAATCAAACTCGCCAAC ATTTCTCTACCGAGCGAAAAGAGGCGAAACGCCACAGCTCTGTACAATCCCATGACGGTACGCCAGCTGACGCAAAAGTTTCCGACGATTCCCTGGCTGGAGTACTTCAGCACTCTTCTGCCATCGAGTATCACCGTAACCGAGGATGAGATGGTCATCGTCAATGTACCGAGCTTCATTACCGATCTCGAGAAATTGCTCGAGCAGACTCCCAAGCGCATACAGGCCAACTATGTTATGTGGAGGGCGGCAGCGACATCCGTCAGCTATCTCAACGATGAAATCCGCAAGCGTCAGCTCGCTTACTCGACCGTCATTAGTG GTAGGACGGAGCGAGAGCCAAGGTGGAAGGAATGCGTGGACATTGTTTCCGGTAGTTTCTCGATCAGCGTAGGCGCACTCTACGTCAGAAAATACTTCAACGAAGACgctaaaaagaacgccgtcgaAATGGTTTCAAATATCAGGGGTGAATTCAAGAAAATTCTGGACCAG GTCGACTGGATGGACGACGAGACAAGGAAAGCCGCGCTGGACAAGGCCGACTCGATGAGCACGCACATCGCATATCCAGATGAGTTGCTCGACGACACAAAGCTCGAGCAGTTCTACGAAAAACTGGAGATCACGCCGGGCAACTATCTCGAGAGTATCCTGAACCTTACGCTCTTCGGTACCCAGTACTCGTTTGAGAAGCTCAGAAAGCCGGTAAACAAGAGCGACTGGGTAACTCACGGCAGACCCGCCATCGTTAACGCCTTCTACTCGTCTATAGAGAACAGCATTC AATTCCCAGCTGGAATCCTGCAGGGTGCGTTCTTTAGTAATGATAGGCCCAAGTATATGAACTACGGTGCCATCGGCTTTGTCATGGGTCACGAGATCACCCACGGATTCGATGATCAAGGTCGGCAGTTCGACAAGAACGGTAATCTCGTCGAATGGTGGGCCGCTGAAACCAAAGAGAAGTACCTGAAGAGAGCGCAATGCATTATCAATCAGTACGGCAACTATACCGCACCGGAAGTATCACTGAAC TTGAACGGCATCAACACGCAGGGTGAAAACATCGCGGACAACGGTGGAATCAAGGAGGCCTACTTGGCTTACAACGAGTGGGTTCGTCGTAACGGAGCCGAACCGCGACTGCCAGGTCTCGATTACAGTGGCCAGCAAATGTTCTGGATCAGCGCAGCCAACACCTGGTGCAGCAAGTACCGACCAGAGACCCTCAAGTTGCGCATCACCACCGGTGTCCACAGTCCTGGCGAGTTCCGTGTCCTGGGACCTCTTTCGAACATGGATGAATTCGCCAAGGACTTCAAATGCCCTGTCGGCTCCAGGATGAACCCGGAAAAGAAGTGCGCCGTCTGGTAG
- the LOC100115299 gene encoding neprilysin-2-like isoform X2 codes for MLHLDSPPLSSREMQQQRMQQAADDFQVGRVGLEGWLTSPDDAKEKKIFRRNRIFDAVYKVTTVDGNPTWWKRRSALERGLTIIAVCSVLVAIALAIGLGVLARNAEPCESSLMSAEALIGAPLAKKVPQVVEKSPEGDICLSPGCIHTASSILENMDQNVEPCDDFYRFACGSFLKNTIIPDDKTSVNTFSIISDKLQKQLRSSIEEESKPNDPRPFRLLKTLYKTCMNKTLIEEEGLNPLHKILKELGGWPVLVGDKWSDGDFNWKESVYKFGKKGYSVDYFIDFSIGVDLKNSTKRVIDLDQASLGLSREYLSKGMDDKIVSAYYNYMVDIAEILGADREQAKIELKESLEFEIKLANISLPSEKRRNATALYNPMTVRQLTQKFPTIPWLEYFSTLLPSSITVTEDEMVIVNVPSFITDLEKLLEQTPKRIQANYVMWRAAATSVSYLNDEIRKRQLAYSTVISGRTEREPRWKECVDIVSGSFSISVGALYVRKYFNEDAKKNAVEMVSNIRGEFKKILDQVDWMDDETRKAALDKADSMSTHIAYPDELLDDTKLEQFYEKLEITPGNYLESILNLTLFGTQYSFEKLRKPVNKSDWVTHGRPAIVNAFYSSIENSIQFPAGILQGAFFSNDRPKYMNYGAIGFVMGHEITHGFDDQGRQFDKNGNLVEWWAAETKEKYLKRAQCIINQYGNYTAPEVSLNLNGINTQGENIADNGGIKEAYLAYNEWVRRNGAEPRLPGLDYSGQQMFWISAANTWCSKYRPETLKLRITTGVHSPGEFRVLGPLSNMDEFAKDFKCPVGSRMNPEKKCAVW; via the exons AAATCCAACTTGGTGGAAGAGACGCTCGGCACTGGAACGCGGGCTGACAATCATTGCGGTATGTTCAGTCTTGGTCGCCATAGCCCTTGCCATTGGTCTTGGGGTTCTCGCGCGCAATGCCGAACCTTGCGAGTCAAGCCTCATGAGCG CGGAAGCCCTCATCGGTGCGCCGCTTGCCAAGAAGGTGCCTCAAGTTGTCGAGAAGTCGCCGGAAGGAGATATTTGCTTGTCGCCCGGCTGCATCCACACAG CTTCCTCGATTTTGGAAAATATGGACCAGAACGTGGAGCCGTGCGATGACTTTTATCGATTCGCTTGCGGTAGTTTTCTGAAGAACACGATAATCCCCGATGACAAGACGAGCGTCAACACGTTCAGTATCATCAGTGACAAGCTGCAGAAGCAGCTCAGGAGCAGCATCGAAGAGGAGAGCAAACCCAACGACCCAAGGCCATTTAGGCTATTGAAGACTCTGTATAAGACATGCATGAACAAGA cTCTTATCGAAGAGGAGGGTCTGAATCCACTCCATAAGATCCTCAAAGAGCTGGGTGGATGGCCAGTTTTGGTAGGAGACAAATGGAGCGATGGCGACTTCAACTGGAAAGAATCTGTTTACAAATTCGGTAAAAAAGGTTATTCCGTGGACTATTTCATCGATTTCAGTATTGGAGTTGATCTGAAAAACAGTACCAAGCGTGTTATCGAT TTGGACCAAGCCTCCTTGGGTCTGTCGCGTGAATACTTGTCGAAAGGAATGGACGACAAAATCGTGAGCGCATATTACAACTACATGGTGGACATTGCTGAGATTCTGGGCGCGGACAGAGAACAAGCTAAGATCGAGCTTAAGGAATCGCTCGAGTTTGAAATCAAACTCGCCAAC ATTTCTCTACCGAGCGAAAAGAGGCGAAACGCCACAGCTCTGTACAATCCCATGACGGTACGCCAGCTGACGCAAAAGTTTCCGACGATTCCCTGGCTGGAGTACTTCAGCACTCTTCTGCCATCGAGTATCACCGTAACCGAGGATGAGATGGTCATCGTCAATGTACCGAGCTTCATTACCGATCTCGAGAAATTGCTCGAGCAGACTCCCAAGCGCATACAGGCCAACTATGTTATGTGGAGGGCGGCAGCGACATCCGTCAGCTATCTCAACGATGAAATCCGCAAGCGTCAGCTCGCTTACTCGACCGTCATTAGTG GTAGGACGGAGCGAGAGCCAAGGTGGAAGGAATGCGTGGACATTGTTTCCGGTAGTTTCTCGATCAGCGTAGGCGCACTCTACGTCAGAAAATACTTCAACGAAGACgctaaaaagaacgccgtcgaAATGGTTTCAAATATCAGGGGTGAATTCAAGAAAATTCTGGACCAG GTCGACTGGATGGACGACGAGACAAGGAAAGCCGCGCTGGACAAGGCCGACTCGATGAGCACGCACATCGCATATCCAGATGAGTTGCTCGACGACACAAAGCTCGAGCAGTTCTACGAAAAACTGGAGATCACGCCGGGCAACTATCTCGAGAGTATCCTGAACCTTACGCTCTTCGGTACCCAGTACTCGTTTGAGAAGCTCAGAAAGCCGGTAAACAAGAGCGACTGGGTAACTCACGGCAGACCCGCCATCGTTAACGCCTTCTACTCGTCTATAGAGAACAGCATTC AATTCCCAGCTGGAATCCTGCAGGGTGCGTTCTTTAGTAATGATAGGCCCAAGTATATGAACTACGGTGCCATCGGCTTTGTCATGGGTCACGAGATCACCCACGGATTCGATGATCAAGGTCGGCAGTTCGACAAGAACGGTAATCTCGTCGAATGGTGGGCCGCTGAAACCAAAGAGAAGTACCTGAAGAGAGCGCAATGCATTATCAATCAGTACGGCAACTATACCGCACCGGAAGTATCACTGAAC TTGAACGGCATCAACACGCAGGGTGAAAACATCGCGGACAACGGTGGAATCAAGGAGGCCTACTTGGCTTACAACGAGTGGGTTCGTCGTAACGGAGCCGAACCGCGACTGCCAGGTCTCGATTACAGTGGCCAGCAAATGTTCTGGATCAGCGCAGCCAACACCTGGTGCAGCAAGTACCGACCAGAGACCCTCAAGTTGCGCATCACCACCGGTGTCCACAGTCCTGGCGAGTTCCGTGTCCTGGGACCTCTTTCGAACATGGATGAATTCGCCAAGGACTTCAAATGCCCTGTCGGCTCCAGGATGAACCCGGAAAAGAAGTGCGCCGTCTGGTAG
- the LOC100115299 gene encoding neprilysin-2-like isoform X4 → MTNSMKQTVIKNPTWWKRRSALERGLTIIAVCSVLVAIALAIGLGVLARNAEPCESSLMSAEALIGAPLAKKVPQVVEKSPEGDICLSPGCIHTASSILENMDQNVEPCDDFYRFACGSFLKNTIIPDDKTSVNTFSIISDKLQKQLRSSIEEESKPNDPRPFRLLKTLYKTCMNKTLIEEEGLNPLHKILKELGGWPVLVGDKWSDGDFNWKESVYKFGKKGYSVDYFIDFSIGVDLKNSTKRVIDLDQASLGLSREYLSKGMDDKIVSAYYNYMVDIAEILGADREQAKIELKESLEFEIKLANISLPSEKRRNATALYNPMTVRQLTQKFPTIPWLEYFSTLLPSSITVTEDEMVIVNVPSFITDLEKLLEQTPKRIQANYVMWRAAATSVSYLNDEIRKRQLAYSTVISGRTEREPRWKECVDIVSGSFSISVGALYVRKYFNEDAKKNAVEMVSNIRGEFKKILDQVDWMDDETRKAALDKADSMSTHIAYPDELLDDTKLEQFYEKLEITPGNYLESILNLTLFGTQYSFEKLRKPVNKSDWVTHGRPAIVNAFYSSIENSIQFPAGILQGAFFSNDRPKYMNYGAIGFVMGHEITHGFDDQGRQFDKNGNLVEWWAAETKEKYLKRAQCIINQYGNYTAPEVSLNLNGINTQGENIADNGGIKEAYLAYNEWVRRNGAEPRLPGLDYSGQQMFWISAANTWCSKYRPETLKLRITTGVHSPGEFRVLGPLSNMDEFAKDFKCPVGSRMNPEKKCAVW, encoded by the exons AAATCCAACTTGGTGGAAGAGACGCTCGGCACTGGAACGCGGGCTGACAATCATTGCGGTATGTTCAGTCTTGGTCGCCATAGCCCTTGCCATTGGTCTTGGGGTTCTCGCGCGCAATGCCGAACCTTGCGAGTCAAGCCTCATGAGCG CGGAAGCCCTCATCGGTGCGCCGCTTGCCAAGAAGGTGCCTCAAGTTGTCGAGAAGTCGCCGGAAGGAGATATTTGCTTGTCGCCCGGCTGCATCCACACAG CTTCCTCGATTTTGGAAAATATGGACCAGAACGTGGAGCCGTGCGATGACTTTTATCGATTCGCTTGCGGTAGTTTTCTGAAGAACACGATAATCCCCGATGACAAGACGAGCGTCAACACGTTCAGTATCATCAGTGACAAGCTGCAGAAGCAGCTCAGGAGCAGCATCGAAGAGGAGAGCAAACCCAACGACCCAAGGCCATTTAGGCTATTGAAGACTCTGTATAAGACATGCATGAACAAGA cTCTTATCGAAGAGGAGGGTCTGAATCCACTCCATAAGATCCTCAAAGAGCTGGGTGGATGGCCAGTTTTGGTAGGAGACAAATGGAGCGATGGCGACTTCAACTGGAAAGAATCTGTTTACAAATTCGGTAAAAAAGGTTATTCCGTGGACTATTTCATCGATTTCAGTATTGGAGTTGATCTGAAAAACAGTACCAAGCGTGTTATCGAT TTGGACCAAGCCTCCTTGGGTCTGTCGCGTGAATACTTGTCGAAAGGAATGGACGACAAAATCGTGAGCGCATATTACAACTACATGGTGGACATTGCTGAGATTCTGGGCGCGGACAGAGAACAAGCTAAGATCGAGCTTAAGGAATCGCTCGAGTTTGAAATCAAACTCGCCAAC ATTTCTCTACCGAGCGAAAAGAGGCGAAACGCCACAGCTCTGTACAATCCCATGACGGTACGCCAGCTGACGCAAAAGTTTCCGACGATTCCCTGGCTGGAGTACTTCAGCACTCTTCTGCCATCGAGTATCACCGTAACCGAGGATGAGATGGTCATCGTCAATGTACCGAGCTTCATTACCGATCTCGAGAAATTGCTCGAGCAGACTCCCAAGCGCATACAGGCCAACTATGTTATGTGGAGGGCGGCAGCGACATCCGTCAGCTATCTCAACGATGAAATCCGCAAGCGTCAGCTCGCTTACTCGACCGTCATTAGTG GTAGGACGGAGCGAGAGCCAAGGTGGAAGGAATGCGTGGACATTGTTTCCGGTAGTTTCTCGATCAGCGTAGGCGCACTCTACGTCAGAAAATACTTCAACGAAGACgctaaaaagaacgccgtcgaAATGGTTTCAAATATCAGGGGTGAATTCAAGAAAATTCTGGACCAG GTCGACTGGATGGACGACGAGACAAGGAAAGCCGCGCTGGACAAGGCCGACTCGATGAGCACGCACATCGCATATCCAGATGAGTTGCTCGACGACACAAAGCTCGAGCAGTTCTACGAAAAACTGGAGATCACGCCGGGCAACTATCTCGAGAGTATCCTGAACCTTACGCTCTTCGGTACCCAGTACTCGTTTGAGAAGCTCAGAAAGCCGGTAAACAAGAGCGACTGGGTAACTCACGGCAGACCCGCCATCGTTAACGCCTTCTACTCGTCTATAGAGAACAGCATTC AATTCCCAGCTGGAATCCTGCAGGGTGCGTTCTTTAGTAATGATAGGCCCAAGTATATGAACTACGGTGCCATCGGCTTTGTCATGGGTCACGAGATCACCCACGGATTCGATGATCAAGGTCGGCAGTTCGACAAGAACGGTAATCTCGTCGAATGGTGGGCCGCTGAAACCAAAGAGAAGTACCTGAAGAGAGCGCAATGCATTATCAATCAGTACGGCAACTATACCGCACCGGAAGTATCACTGAAC TTGAACGGCATCAACACGCAGGGTGAAAACATCGCGGACAACGGTGGAATCAAGGAGGCCTACTTGGCTTACAACGAGTGGGTTCGTCGTAACGGAGCCGAACCGCGACTGCCAGGTCTCGATTACAGTGGCCAGCAAATGTTCTGGATCAGCGCAGCCAACACCTGGTGCAGCAAGTACCGACCAGAGACCCTCAAGTTGCGCATCACCACCGGTGTCCACAGTCCTGGCGAGTTCCGTGTCCTGGGACCTCTTTCGAACATGGATGAATTCGCCAAGGACTTCAAATGCCCTGTCGGCTCCAGGATGAACCCGGAAAAGAAGTGCGCCGTCTGGTAG